A portion of the Hymenobacter yonginensis genome contains these proteins:
- a CDS encoding RNA-guided endonuclease InsQ/TnpB family protein, whose amino-acid sequence MKLTTYRFRLKDSACRVRLRKLGWACNDIWNYCNERNAYQWSFRRKLLSAFDLHKLTAGVGKELGLHSQTVQAVVDEYAKCGKQFKRPKLNWRSRKRSLGWIPFKAVGVKVSADSVTYNGHTFRFWSSRPLPGKVRFGSFAEDAQGRWYVNFVCEDLTPERAPTGKQAGIDLGLKTLATLSDGVELTRESLTRTFEVQLATAQRARKKKQVTRIHAKIKNKRKDWNHKQTTLLTNEYDVLVVGNVSSSKLKKTTMAKSVSDAGWADFKTMLSYKSLRLGITYLEVNESFSTVTCSVCSERTGPSGLSALGVRTWGCSTCGTEHNRDQNAAANILRSAGDIQRQRESPCL is encoded by the coding sequence ATGAAACTCACCACGTATCGTTTCCGCCTCAAAGATTCAGCTTGCCGGGTTCGCCTGCGCAAGCTGGGCTGGGCGTGTAACGATATCTGGAACTACTGCAACGAGCGCAATGCCTATCAGTGGTCGTTTCGCCGCAAGCTGCTTTCTGCCTTCGACCTGCATAAGTTGACCGCTGGCGTTGGTAAAGAGCTGGGCTTGCATAGCCAAACGGTGCAAGCCGTAGTGGATGAATACGCCAAGTGTGGCAAGCAGTTCAAGCGCCCGAAACTCAACTGGCGTAGCCGCAAGCGTAGCCTCGGTTGGATACCGTTCAAAGCCGTGGGCGTGAAGGTTAGCGCCGATAGCGTAACGTACAACGGGCATACGTTCCGCTTCTGGTCTTCGCGTCCATTGCCCGGCAAGGTGCGCTTCGGCTCGTTTGCCGAAGATGCGCAAGGGCGCTGGTACGTGAACTTCGTCTGTGAAGACCTCACGCCCGAACGTGCGCCAACTGGCAAGCAAGCCGGTATCGACCTCGGGTTGAAAACGCTGGCAACGCTCTCAGACGGTGTAGAACTCACACGCGAAAGCCTGACGCGCACCTTTGAAGTGCAGCTTGCCACGGCGCAACGTGCCCGCAAGAAAAAGCAGGTAACGCGGATTCACGCCAAGATTAAGAACAAGCGCAAAGACTGGAACCACAAGCAAACCACGCTGCTGACCAATGAGTACGACGTATTGGTGGTGGGCAATGTGAGTAGTTCCAAACTCAAAAAGACAACAATGGCTAAATCGGTGTCAGACGCCGGTTGGGCAGACTTCAAAACGATGCTTTCCTACAAGAGCCTACGACTCGGCATCACGTACCTCGAAGTCAACGAATCTTTCTCCACCGTGACTTGCTCGGTCTGTTCCGAAAGGACGGGTCCGAGTGGACTAAGCGCGTTGGGGGTAAGAACGTGGGGCTGTAGCACCTGTGGAACGGAACACAACCGGGACCAGAATGCTGCGGCAAATATCCTGCGTTCCGCTGGGGACATCCAGCGCCAAAGGGAATCTCCCTGCCTTTAG
- a CDS encoding heavy metal-binding domain-containing protein, translating into MFRFPLSLLALASLLTATNCSSDSASSSATDTVTTPTNGPAAGTADHAGGHTYACPMHPEVTSTKDGEKCSKCGMKLEHNDAVSNGKTYEMKLVPTPMQVTAGQPATLAFTPRETGNESAPVPLAVVHEKKIHLIIVSKDLGQFYHEHPEYTAAGDYKVQYAFPKGGDYVLFQDYTPAGSGHQLGRQPLTVAGPAYVPVKFKNDDMQWEKDGYQATLSFDKDLKVGQLLGMKINISKDGQPVTDLANYLGALGHVVVISEDTENYLHVHPNDQADKGPNIGFNTNFEKPGLYRVFLQFNHAGKIHTGDFTINVKA; encoded by the coding sequence ATGTTCCGCTTCCCTCTTTCCTTGCTGGCCCTCGCCAGCCTGCTCACCGCTACCAACTGCTCCTCCGATTCGGCCTCCAGCAGCGCCACCGATACCGTCACGACGCCCACCAACGGCCCGGCCGCAGGCACCGCCGACCACGCCGGCGGCCACACTTACGCCTGCCCCATGCACCCCGAGGTGACCAGCACCAAGGACGGCGAGAAGTGCTCCAAGTGCGGCATGAAGCTGGAGCACAACGACGCCGTTTCCAATGGCAAAACCTACGAAATGAAGCTGGTGCCCACGCCCATGCAGGTGACGGCCGGCCAGCCCGCCACCCTGGCTTTTACGCCCCGCGAAACCGGCAACGAATCGGCGCCCGTGCCCTTGGCCGTGGTGCACGAGAAGAAGATTCACCTCATTATCGTGAGCAAGGACCTGGGCCAATTCTACCACGAGCACCCCGAGTACACGGCGGCCGGCGACTACAAAGTGCAGTACGCCTTCCCGAAGGGCGGCGACTACGTGCTGTTTCAGGATTACACACCCGCCGGCTCGGGCCACCAGCTGGGCCGCCAGCCGCTCACGGTAGCAGGTCCGGCCTACGTGCCCGTCAAGTTTAAAAACGACGATATGCAGTGGGAAAAGGATGGCTACCAGGCCACGCTTTCCTTCGATAAGGACCTGAAAGTGGGTCAGCTGCTGGGCATGAAAATCAACATCAGCAAAGACGGGCAGCCGGTAACGGACCTGGCCAACTATCTCGGGGCGCTGGGCCACGTGGTGGTTATCAGCGAAGACACCGAGAACTACCTGCACGTACACCCCAACGACCAGGCCGACAAGGGCCCCAACATAGGCTTCAACACCAACTTCGAGAAGCCCGGCCTCTACCGCGTGTTCCTGCAGTTCAACCACGCGGGCAAAATCCACACCGGCGACTTCACCATCAACGTGAAGGCCTAG
- a CDS encoding efflux RND transporter periplasmic adaptor subunit, with protein sequence MKTTHKFLAATAAAGLVLTVLLPLPGLVQAHGGEDHAGTAKASTGVALTDEVLLPKESQFLFEVRTQLAAYSTTYSRATLYGTVSAAAGGEGRVVVPQTGRIVSLAAQVGKTVWAGQTLAVIEQTLDATQQIGLSTERANAQAELRAAQQDYARLQTIADIAARKDVVAAELRLRQARQNAAIYNGQASQRRVSITSPVSGTVDVFSLAVGQQVNQGDELFRVINPGKLRVEAQVFAQDLAKVTPGAQFRVEGLQGQAGVAARLVVFSNVVNPVNQARQLVLELNATEGSAYRAGQAVNVQVVGQTGSGKPQLVVPTAAITDLNGKPVVFVHTEPERFKIRFVQPGAVSGQQTVLLQGQVNENDRVVTAGTYQLKSIYLNQ encoded by the coding sequence ATGAAAACCACGCATAAATTTCTGGCCGCCACGGCCGCCGCCGGACTGGTGCTGACCGTGCTGCTGCCCCTACCCGGCCTAGTGCAGGCGCACGGCGGCGAAGACCACGCCGGCACCGCCAAAGCCAGCACCGGCGTGGCCCTCACCGACGAGGTGCTGCTGCCCAAGGAAAGCCAGTTTCTGTTCGAGGTGCGCACCCAACTTGCCGCGTACTCCACCACCTACAGCCGGGCCACGCTCTACGGCACGGTGTCGGCCGCGGCTGGGGGCGAGGGCCGCGTGGTGGTGCCCCAGACCGGGCGCATCGTGAGTTTGGCCGCGCAGGTGGGCAAAACCGTGTGGGCCGGGCAGACACTGGCCGTCATCGAGCAAACCCTGGATGCCACCCAGCAAATCGGCCTCAGCACCGAGCGCGCCAACGCTCAGGCCGAGCTGCGCGCCGCCCAGCAGGACTATGCCCGCCTGCAAACCATTGCCGACATTGCCGCCCGCAAAGACGTGGTAGCCGCCGAGCTGCGCCTGCGCCAGGCCCGCCAGAACGCGGCCATCTACAACGGGCAGGCCAGCCAGCGGCGCGTCAGCATCACCTCGCCCGTGAGCGGCACCGTGGACGTGTTCAGTTTGGCCGTGGGTCAGCAGGTCAATCAGGGCGACGAGCTGTTCCGGGTCATCAACCCCGGCAAGCTGCGTGTGGAGGCTCAGGTGTTTGCCCAGGACTTAGCTAAAGTTACACCCGGCGCGCAGTTTCGGGTGGAAGGCCTGCAGGGCCAGGCGGGCGTAGCGGCCCGGCTGGTGGTGTTTAGCAACGTGGTGAACCCCGTGAACCAGGCCCGGCAGCTGGTACTGGAACTCAATGCCACCGAAGGCAGCGCCTACCGCGCCGGCCAGGCAGTGAACGTGCAGGTAGTAGGCCAGACCGGCAGCGGCAAGCCCCAGCTGGTGGTGCCTACCGCGGCCATCACCGACCTCAACGGCAAGCCGGTGGTGTTTGTGCACACCGAGCCCGAGCGGTTCAAGATTCGCTTCGTGCAGCCCGGCGCCGTCAGCGGCCAGCAAACAGTGCTCCTGCAGGGGCAGGTGAACGAAAACGACCGGGTGGTAACGGCCGGCACCTACCAACTCAAGTCCATCTACCTGAACCAGTAG
- a CDS encoding TetR/AcrR family transcriptional regulator, producing the protein MKEDPTAIWLQTGYALFAATGPDGLKVEVLARKVGISKSSFYHHFADLEVFTRQLLRYHVGQARLLARREAACESLDPGLITVLLEHSTDLLFQRQLRVHRRHGLYAECLVEASGPAAEAFLALWARELPPHLTPHLLGGVFQLALENFYLQLTDATLTREWLSAYFRQLTQLVRTLSAGGAPTLDGSG; encoded by the coding sequence ATGAAAGAAGACCCCACGGCCATCTGGCTGCAGACGGGCTACGCCCTGTTTGCAGCCACCGGCCCCGACGGCCTGAAAGTGGAGGTGCTGGCCCGCAAGGTGGGCATCAGCAAGTCCTCGTTTTACCACCATTTCGCTGATTTGGAGGTGTTCACCCGGCAGCTGCTGCGCTACCACGTCGGGCAGGCGCGGCTGCTGGCCCGGCGCGAGGCGGCGTGTGAGAGCCTTGACCCCGGCCTGATTACGGTGCTGCTGGAACACAGCACGGACCTGCTGTTTCAGAGGCAGCTGCGGGTGCACCGCCGGCACGGCCTCTATGCCGAGTGCCTGGTAGAGGCTTCGGGGCCGGCGGCTGAAGCGTTTCTGGCCCTCTGGGCGCGGGAGCTGCCCCCGCACCTGACGCCCCACCTGCTGGGCGGGGTGTTTCAACTGGCCCTGGAAAACTTCTACCTGCAGCTGACCGACGCCACGCTGACCCGCGAGTGGCTCTCGGCCTACTTCCGTCAACTTACGCAACTGGTGCGCACGCTCAGCGCGGGCGGGGCGCCCACATTGGACGGTAGCGGCTAA
- a CDS encoding heavy metal translocating P-type ATPase — translation MEPTTKTETLDIEGMTCASCASFVEKSLTRTPGVQRAVVNFATEKATIDYLPTQASPATLKEAVVKAGYGVTERDPDTSAADRQAEIDQQKAVAYGKLKRRFWVAAGLAVLIMPLSMLMLWPALMQQMNMQVLNYGLLLLTLPVLLYSGREFYVSAWNGFRHRAANMDTLIAVGTGAAFLYSLAATVVPGWFTRQGIMPEVYYDTTATIIALILLGKLLELRAKTQTSAAIKALMGLQAKTARVVRPGGQEVDVPIEQVQLNDIILVRPGEKVATDGLIEEGHSAVDEAMLTGESLPVEKRGGDLVFGATLNKTGSFRFRVTKVGADTLLSQIVKLVEDAQGSRAPIQRLADKVSAVFVPTVVVIAILTFVLWFDLAPVESRLPLALVNFVAVLIIACPCALGLATPTAIMVSTGKGAEHGVLIRNAEALEKAHQVDTVLLDKTGTITRGEPAVTDFVPAPGQDAGALLQVVAAVERQSEHPLAAAVVRYAEAQEASVIAAAGFQAIEGKGAQAVVNSQPVLIGNFRLLEEAGISLPPAVRQAADALLAQAKTVLYVAVAGQAAGVIGVADTVRETSATAIKRLQAMGLEVVMMTGDTPQTAAQVAQQVGIARYFAEVLPADKAGKVKELQAEGRTVAMVGDGINDAPALAQADIGLAMGGGTDVAMEAAGITLMRSDLQGVVTAIDLSRQTIRTIKQNLFFAFIYNTLGIPIAAGLLYPFFGILLSPMLAAGAMALSSVSVLTNSLRLRGFSPLPS, via the coding sequence ATGGAACCAACCACCAAAACGGAAACCCTCGACATCGAAGGCATGACCTGTGCCTCCTGTGCGTCGTTTGTCGAGAAGTCCCTGACCCGCACGCCGGGCGTGCAGCGGGCCGTGGTCAACTTCGCCACCGAAAAGGCCACCATCGACTACCTGCCCACGCAAGCCAGCCCGGCCACGCTGAAAGAAGCAGTAGTGAAGGCCGGCTACGGCGTAACAGAGCGCGACCCCGACACCTCGGCCGCCGACCGGCAGGCGGAAATCGACCAGCAGAAAGCCGTGGCTTACGGCAAGCTCAAGCGCCGCTTCTGGGTGGCGGCGGGCCTGGCCGTCCTCATCATGCCGCTGAGTATGCTCATGCTCTGGCCCGCGCTGATGCAGCAGATGAACATGCAGGTGCTGAACTACGGCCTTCTGCTGCTCACGCTGCCGGTGCTGCTCTACAGTGGCCGCGAGTTCTATGTCTCGGCTTGGAACGGCTTCCGGCACCGGGCCGCCAACATGGATACACTCATTGCCGTGGGCACCGGCGCCGCGTTCCTCTACAGTCTGGCCGCCACGGTGGTGCCGGGCTGGTTTACGCGCCAGGGCATCATGCCCGAGGTGTATTACGATACCACCGCCACCATCATTGCCCTGATTCTGCTTGGCAAGCTACTGGAGCTGCGGGCCAAAACCCAGACCTCGGCCGCCATTAAGGCTCTGATGGGTTTGCAGGCCAAAACCGCCCGCGTAGTGCGCCCCGGCGGCCAGGAAGTGGACGTGCCCATCGAGCAGGTGCAGCTGAACGACATCATCCTGGTGCGGCCGGGCGAGAAGGTCGCCACCGACGGCCTGATCGAGGAAGGCCACTCGGCTGTGGACGAGGCCATGCTCACCGGCGAAAGTCTGCCGGTGGAAAAGCGCGGCGGCGACCTGGTGTTCGGGGCCACGCTCAACAAAACCGGCTCCTTCCGCTTCCGCGTCACCAAAGTAGGTGCCGACACCCTACTTTCTCAGATTGTAAAGCTGGTGGAAGACGCCCAGGGCAGTCGCGCGCCCATCCAACGGCTGGCCGATAAGGTGAGTGCCGTATTCGTTCCCACGGTGGTCGTCATTGCCATCCTCACGTTCGTGCTCTGGTTTGATCTGGCCCCGGTGGAAAGCCGCCTGCCGCTGGCGCTGGTCAACTTTGTGGCCGTGCTCATCATTGCCTGTCCCTGCGCGCTGGGCTTGGCCACGCCCACGGCCATCATGGTCAGCACCGGCAAAGGCGCCGAGCACGGCGTGCTCATCCGCAACGCCGAGGCGCTGGAAAAAGCCCACCAAGTAGACACCGTCCTGCTCGACAAAACCGGCACCATCACCCGCGGGGAGCCCGCCGTGACAGACTTCGTGCCGGCCCCCGGGCAGGATGCGGGCGCGCTGCTGCAAGTTGTAGCGGCAGTAGAGCGGCAGAGCGAGCATCCGCTGGCCGCAGCCGTGGTGCGCTACGCCGAGGCCCAGGAAGCCAGCGTTATTGCGGCCGCGGGTTTTCAGGCCATCGAAGGCAAAGGCGCGCAGGCGGTGGTAAACAGCCAGCCCGTGCTCATCGGCAACTTCCGCCTGCTCGAAGAAGCCGGCATCTCCCTGCCTCCCGCCGTGCGCCAGGCCGCCGATGCCCTGCTGGCCCAGGCCAAAACGGTGCTCTACGTGGCAGTAGCGGGCCAGGCGGCCGGCGTGATTGGCGTAGCCGATACCGTGCGCGAAACCTCGGCCACCGCCATCAAACGCCTGCAGGCCATGGGCCTGGAAGTGGTGATGATGACCGGCGACACCCCCCAGACCGCGGCCCAGGTCGCCCAACAGGTGGGCATCGCGCGTTACTTCGCCGAGGTGCTTCCTGCCGACAAGGCTGGCAAGGTGAAGGAGCTTCAAGCCGAGGGCCGGACGGTGGCCATGGTCGGCGACGGTATCAACGACGCGCCGGCCCTGGCGCAGGCCGACATTGGCCTGGCCATGGGCGGCGGCACCGACGTGGCCATGGAGGCGGCCGGCATCACCTTGATGCGCTCCGACCTGCAAGGTGTGGTGACGGCCATCGATCTGTCGCGCCAGACGATTCGCACCATCAAGCAGAACCTGTTTTTCGCCTTTATCTACAACACGCTGGGCATTCCCATTGCCGCCGGGCTGCTGTATCCTTTCTTTGGCATCCTCCTTTCACCCATGCTGGCGGCCGGGGCCATGGCCCTGAGCTCGGTATCGGTGCTCACCAACTCACTGCGCCTGCGCGGCTTCTCCCCTCTCCCGTCCTAA
- a CDS encoding heavy metal-binding domain-containing protein, protein MRISSVLASALLLATPLSIVAQHSYTPGTAAHGHKAAGETHAHASPHGGTVRTAGKYHLELVQQAGQLQVYLLDDNEKTLPVTRATGTAMLLSAAGKTSSVKLLPTGNHLVAAVPAGLTLRTAIVSLNANGSSLSARFEKIDSKAKAGKVAAAAYACLMNCEGSASTNPGSCPKCGMALVKKS, encoded by the coding sequence ATGAGGATTTCCTCCGTTCTCGCCTCGGCCCTGCTGCTGGCTACTCCCCTCTCCATCGTTGCCCAGCATAGTTATACGCCCGGCACGGCCGCCCACGGCCATAAGGCTGCCGGCGAAACCCACGCCCACGCTTCTCCCCACGGCGGCACGGTGCGCACGGCCGGCAAGTACCACCTGGAGCTGGTGCAGCAGGCCGGCCAGCTGCAGGTGTATCTGCTCGATGACAACGAGAAGACGCTGCCCGTAACCCGCGCCACCGGCACGGCCATGCTGCTGAGCGCGGCGGGCAAAACCAGCTCGGTTAAGCTGCTTCCCACCGGCAACCATTTGGTAGCCGCCGTCCCCGCCGGCCTCACGTTGCGCACGGCCATCGTCAGCCTCAACGCCAACGGCAGCTCGCTCAGCGCCCGGTTTGAAAAGATTGATTCAAAAGCGAAAGCCGGTAAAGTTGCCGCTGCTGCTTATGCCTGCCTCATGAACTGCGAAGGCAGTGCCAGCACCAATCCCGGCAGCTGCCCCAAGTGCGGCATGGCCCTCGTGAAAAAGTCGTAG
- a CDS encoding ParA family protein, protein MAKIIALSNQKGGVGKTTSTVNIGAGLARAGHKVVLIDLDPQINLTRGLRLDHSENNIYGALLGEYAFRAQPLQPNLAVVPGAPALSSFDKVKGDELDREYLLKDLLTPILDKCDFILLDCPPALGLITLNAYACADSLLIPLEAQLYATDGLEKVLELVSRVQRRLNPTLKIDGIFFTRFDGRKILRRETAEAIREKYPELVLRNVIRETIGLGEAPHLGQDIFSYAPNSSGATDYQQLIAEILTR, encoded by the coding sequence ATGGCTAAAATCATTGCACTGAGCAACCAGAAAGGGGGCGTTGGTAAAACCACTTCCACCGTGAACATCGGCGCCGGCCTGGCCCGTGCCGGCCATAAGGTGGTGCTGATTGACCTGGACCCGCAGATCAACCTGACGCGCGGCCTGCGCCTCGACCATTCCGAAAACAATATCTACGGCGCCCTGCTAGGCGAATATGCGTTCCGGGCCCAGCCGCTGCAGCCCAACCTGGCCGTGGTGCCCGGGGCCCCGGCTTTGTCGAGCTTCGACAAGGTGAAGGGTGACGAGCTGGACCGCGAGTACCTGCTCAAGGACCTGCTCACGCCCATCCTCGACAAGTGCGACTTTATTCTGCTGGACTGCCCGCCGGCCCTGGGGCTGATTACGCTCAACGCCTACGCCTGCGCCGACTCGCTGCTGATTCCGCTGGAGGCGCAACTCTACGCTACCGACGGCCTGGAAAAGGTGCTGGAGCTGGTCTCGCGGGTACAGCGCCGCCTCAACCCGACCCTGAAGATTGACGGCATCTTCTTCACCCGCTTCGACGGCCGCAAGATTCTGCGGCGCGAAACGGCCGAAGCCATCCGCGAGAAATACCCCGAGCTGGTGCTGCGCAACGTCATCCGCGAAACCATCGGGCTGGGGGAGGCCCCCCACCTGGGCCAGGACATCTTCTCCTACGCCCCCAACAGCTCCGGCGCTACCGACTACCAGCAGCTCATTGCCGAAATCCTCACCCGCTAA
- a CDS encoding DUF305 domain-containing protein — protein MNTSAFLLAALCAGSLLTTSCNNDNAADTTATTTETTTAADGAHDMAGMDHAGMDHGSAAPAGSSPQLVAMNEMMQKMHATKPKGNTDHDFAHHMLEHHKGAVVMADLQLRDGKDATMRRMAEQIKADQQREIAELEAAATRLDIAPTNYQPNNPADPFTSKMKASMDGMMQNMPKTVADPDMNFNMLMTVHHQSAVDMAKAELAHGKDTKLKELAQQIITTQEKEIADFKAWHNQNADKM, from the coding sequence ATGAATACCTCCGCCTTTCTGCTCGCCGCCCTCTGCGCCGGCTCCCTGCTGACGACCAGCTGCAACAACGATAACGCCGCTGACACCACGGCGACGACCACCGAAACCACTACCGCCGCCGACGGGGCGCACGATATGGCCGGCATGGACCACGCGGGCATGGACCACGGCAGCGCGGCCCCGGCCGGCAGCTCGCCGCAGCTGGTGGCCATGAACGAGATGATGCAGAAGATGCACGCCACCAAGCCCAAGGGCAACACCGACCACGACTTTGCCCACCACATGCTGGAGCACCACAAAGGCGCGGTGGTAATGGCCGACCTTCAGCTGCGCGACGGCAAAGACGCCACTATGCGCCGCATGGCCGAGCAGATCAAAGCCGACCAGCAACGGGAAATTGCTGAACTGGAGGCCGCCGCCACCCGCCTCGATATCGCCCCCACCAACTACCAGCCCAACAACCCCGCCGACCCGTTCACCAGCAAAATGAAGGCCTCTATGGACGGCATGATGCAGAATATGCCCAAGACAGTGGCCGACCCCGACATGAACTTCAATATGCTCATGACTGTGCACCATCAGAGCGCCGTGGACATGGCCAAGGCCGAGCTGGCCCACGGCAAAGACACCAAGCTCAAGGAGCTGGCTCAGCAGATTATTACTACCCAGGAAAAGGAAATAGCCGACTTCAAAGCTTGGCACAACCAGAACGCCGACAAGATGTAA
- a CDS encoding TolC family protein: protein MKFLNIKSGGCWLLTLVLLALGSGAARAQTVVSLDSAEAQTLRRHPRLRQSAQEIEEQRALKQGSFAPANPDFLFSAPTGEMWAPGVVQTIDLPNVYRRQRQVAEAGISLAERNRDVSRASVLRDTRLAYLSLQFAEAQVRQLTYQDSLFRVLRLATERLFTAGEVTSLQRISTDAEARQVTVLLQQATADQQAAQRRLGLLLGRPAEALATITDLSRTGQELAQTGTALLGGLPTDDSAALVRSPTLAVATQNVALSQSGISLVRARRTPALTLGYQNQAFENSALRYRFQFGVSVPVWFWTYRSQLQAATARSQAAGYQLQTQRLELSTQYQQALADTRKFAVSLAYYEQTGLPQSRAIISQSQRLFRAGEVSYLQLILSLNQAFAIQNTYLTTIREYRQALIELNYLRGE from the coding sequence ATGAAGTTCTTGAACATAAAAAGCGGAGGCTGCTGGCTGCTGACGCTGGTGCTGCTGGCGCTTGGCTCCGGCGCGGCGCGGGCCCAAACCGTAGTCAGCCTGGACAGCGCCGAGGCCCAGACCCTGCGCCGCCACCCACGACTGCGGCAGTCAGCGCAGGAAATTGAGGAGCAGCGCGCCCTGAAGCAGGGCTCCTTCGCGCCGGCCAACCCGGATTTCCTGTTCTCGGCTCCTACGGGCGAGATGTGGGCGCCGGGCGTGGTGCAAACCATCGATTTGCCCAACGTGTACCGGCGGCAGCGGCAGGTGGCCGAGGCCGGCATCAGCCTGGCCGAGCGTAACCGCGACGTAAGCCGGGCCAGCGTGCTGCGCGACACCCGCCTAGCCTACCTGAGCCTGCAGTTTGCCGAGGCACAGGTGCGCCAGCTCACCTACCAGGACAGCCTGTTTCGGGTGCTGCGTCTGGCCACCGAGCGCCTGTTCACGGCCGGGGAAGTCACCTCGCTGCAGCGCATCAGCACTGACGCCGAAGCCCGGCAGGTAACCGTGTTGCTGCAGCAGGCCACCGCCGACCAACAGGCGGCCCAGCGCCGCCTAGGCCTGCTGCTGGGCCGCCCTGCCGAGGCCCTGGCCACCATTACCGACCTGAGCCGCACCGGCCAGGAGCTGGCTCAAACCGGCACGGCGCTGCTCGGCGGCCTGCCCACCGATGACAGTGCGGCCCTGGTGCGCAGCCCCACGCTGGCCGTCGCCACCCAGAACGTGGCTTTGAGCCAGTCGGGCATCAGTCTGGTGCGGGCCCGGCGTACCCCGGCCCTCACGCTGGGCTACCAGAACCAGGCGTTTGAAAACTCGGCGCTCCGGTACCGCTTTCAGTTTGGCGTATCGGTGCCCGTGTGGTTCTGGACCTACCGCTCGCAACTACAGGCGGCCACGGCCCGCTCCCAGGCGGCCGGCTACCAGCTGCAAACCCAGCGCCTGGAGCTCAGCACCCAGTACCAGCAAGCATTGGCCGACACGCGCAAGTTCGCGGTGTCGCTGGCCTATTATGAGCAGACCGGCCTGCCCCAATCGCGGGCCATCATCAGCCAGTCGCAGCGCCTGTTTCGGGCCGGGGAAGTGAGCTATTTGCAGCTTATCCTGAGTCTGAACCAGGCCTTTGCCATCCAGAACACCTACCTGACGACCATCCGCGAGTACCGCCAGGCCCTCATTGAACTCAACTACCTGCGGGGCGAATAA
- a CDS encoding cupredoxin domain-containing protein: MDTTEIIVTLVGLALAAFVVWYFFLSARPTTSAVSSSGGVQQVDITVKGGYSPDVIEVERGKPVQLSFYRDEENSCSEELLLPDFSIRRDLPAFKTTLVELLPQQAGTFAFTCGMGMLRGRLVVK, encoded by the coding sequence ATGGATACTACCGAAATCATTGTAACCCTGGTGGGGCTGGCCCTGGCCGCCTTCGTGGTCTGGTACTTCTTCCTCTCCGCCCGCCCGACGACCAGCGCCGTATCGTCCTCCGGCGGCGTGCAGCAGGTGGATATCACCGTGAAAGGCGGCTACTCGCCCGACGTAATTGAGGTGGAGCGCGGCAAGCCCGTGCAGCTAAGCTTTTACCGCGACGAGGAAAACAGCTGTTCCGAGGAGCTGCTGCTCCCCGACTTCAGCATCCGCCGCGACCTGCCGGCCTTCAAAACCACATTGGTAGAGCTGCTGCCCCAGCAGGCGGGCACGTTTGCGTTTACCTGCGGCATGGGCATGCTGCGCGGCCGTCTGGTAGTGAAGTGA
- a CDS encoding YceI family protein — MFLLRPVMAKAALLLAPIAGLLVSSWNLDPNYTIRFAGSRAEGTFTGLTGTITYNPAELSSASMRVTVDAATIKTGNSLKDKHARGEDWFDVATYPKIYFQSTAFTRVGSGYAVRGDLTLHGVKKPVTIPFQFSQQGDKGVFTGQFKVNRRDFGINGNALGFTVGEELDVMLRVPVRR, encoded by the coding sequence ATGTTTCTTCTACGTCCCGTGATGGCCAAAGCCGCGCTACTGCTCGCCCCTATTGCCGGGCTGCTGGTCAGCAGCTGGAACCTCGACCCCAACTACACCATCAGGTTTGCGGGTAGCCGGGCTGAAGGCACCTTCACGGGCCTGACGGGCACCATCACCTACAACCCGGCTGAGCTGAGCAGCGCCTCCATGCGCGTGACGGTGGACGCAGCCACCATCAAAACGGGAAACTCTCTGAAAGACAAGCATGCCCGCGGAGAAGACTGGTTCGACGTGGCGACCTATCCAAAAATCTATTTTCAGTCGACGGCCTTCACCCGCGTCGGCAGCGGCTATGCCGTGCGCGGCGACCTGACCCTGCACGGCGTAAAGAAGCCAGTGACCATTCCGTTTCAGTTCAGCCAGCAAGGAGACAAAGGCGTGTTCACCGGCCAGTTCAAGGTGAACCGCAGAGACTTCGGCATCAACGGCAACGCGCTGGGCTTCACTGTCGGCGAGGAGCTCGACGTCATGCTGCGGGTCCCGGTGAGGCGCTAG